Proteins co-encoded in one Paraburkholderia edwinii genomic window:
- a CDS encoding potassium transporter Kup yields MTATSNDEASARSTQDGAREAGQPAQAGDTHSRPEPRKALPGLMLGALGVVFGDIGTSPIYALRQAVSDAGTVDVLTVMGVLSMIVWAVVIVVMGKYVCYVMRADNEGEGGIIALTALVRSGYEQDRIKVPALLVTAGLFGAAMFYGDSMVTPAVSVLSAVEGLSQISPKFDPLVVPIAATILVALFLFQRRGSAVVGKSFGPVMSIWFVYLAAVGLYRTVQHPEVLRALSPVWAAALVHSHPLLAFTVLGAVILALTGAEALYADIGHFGRPAIRLAWLFIVFPSIVIGYFGQAATILFQPGAARQPFFFAAPPWALIPTVIIALLATVIASQAVISGAFSMTSQAIELGFLPRLRVIETSKSQRGQVYVPAVNAVLFGAVIFLTFGFRSSERLTSAYGIAVGLTMLITTVQMVSLARHVWRWPWLAVAAVSVPLFVIDMLLVASNARKIPQGGWFPVAVGIVLFALMSTWHRGRQLAAKRTAEAQPLDAFLHELFNRAEPPVRVPGTAVYPVSTPGRTPAALASNVRHNRVLHATAIFFANLSESAPRVDERDRIEVRNLGAGCYEIVSRHGFVERPNLPRLLASLDGHAGRPGLLGDWHFEPKRTTFFLPRDEVMPGCSHGQMHRWREQLFGEMAFHSASSAEYYGLAGEDVVELGVQVVL; encoded by the coding sequence ATGACGGCGACTTCGAACGACGAAGCATCCGCGCGGAGCACACAGGATGGCGCGCGTGAAGCCGGGCAACCGGCACAGGCAGGCGACACGCACAGCAGACCCGAGCCGCGCAAGGCGTTACCGGGACTGATGCTCGGCGCGCTCGGCGTCGTGTTTGGCGACATCGGCACGAGCCCGATTTACGCGCTGAGGCAGGCGGTCAGCGACGCGGGCACGGTCGACGTGCTGACCGTGATGGGCGTCCTGTCGATGATCGTCTGGGCGGTCGTCATCGTCGTGATGGGCAAGTACGTCTGCTACGTGATGCGGGCCGATAACGAAGGCGAGGGCGGCATCATCGCGTTGACCGCGCTGGTGCGCTCCGGTTACGAGCAGGACAGAATCAAGGTCCCGGCGTTGCTCGTCACGGCGGGGCTTTTCGGCGCGGCGATGTTCTACGGCGATTCGATGGTCACGCCCGCGGTTTCCGTGTTGTCGGCCGTCGAAGGTTTGAGCCAGATCAGCCCGAAGTTCGACCCTCTCGTCGTGCCGATCGCGGCGACGATTCTGGTTGCGCTGTTTCTGTTCCAGCGGCGCGGCTCGGCTGTCGTCGGCAAGTCGTTCGGGCCGGTGATGTCGATCTGGTTCGTGTACCTGGCGGCGGTCGGTCTTTATCGAACCGTGCAGCATCCCGAGGTGTTGCGCGCGCTGTCGCCGGTGTGGGCGGCCGCGCTCGTGCACAGTCATCCGCTGCTCGCGTTCACGGTGCTTGGCGCCGTGATTCTCGCGCTGACCGGCGCCGAGGCGCTATACGCCGATATCGGACACTTCGGTCGTCCTGCCATCCGGCTTGCGTGGCTTTTTATCGTGTTTCCGTCGATCGTGATCGGCTACTTCGGCCAGGCCGCGACGATCCTTTTTCAGCCGGGCGCCGCGCGACAGCCGTTCTTCTTCGCCGCGCCGCCGTGGGCACTGATCCCGACGGTGATCATCGCGCTGCTTGCGACCGTGATTGCATCGCAGGCCGTGATATCGGGCGCGTTTTCGATGACGAGCCAGGCGATCGAACTCGGTTTTCTGCCGCGCTTGCGCGTGATCGAGACGTCGAAGTCGCAGCGCGGCCAGGTCTATGTGCCGGCCGTCAACGCGGTGCTGTTCGGCGCGGTGATATTCCTCACGTTCGGGTTTCGCAGTTCGGAGCGTCTGACGTCCGCGTATGGCATCGCGGTTGGCCTCACGATGCTGATCACGACCGTGCAGATGGTGAGCCTGGCACGTCATGTGTGGCGCTGGCCGTGGCTCGCGGTGGCGGCCGTAAGCGTGCCGCTTTTTGTGATCGATATGCTGCTGGTCGCGTCGAATGCGCGGAAGATTCCGCAGGGCGGCTGGTTTCCGGTGGCGGTCGGCATTGTGCTGTTCGCGCTGATGTCGACGTGGCATCGCGGACGCCAACTCGCCGCGAAGCGTACGGCCGAGGCGCAGCCGCTCGACGCGTTTCTGCACGAACTCTTCAACCGCGCGGAGCCGCCGGTTCGCGTGCCGGGTACCGCCGTCTATCCGGTAAGCACGCCCGGCCGCACGCCGGCGGCGCTCGCCAGCAACGTGCGCCACAATCGCGTGCTGCACGCGACGGCGATTTTCTTCGCGAATCTGTCGGAGTCGGCGCCGCGTGTCGATGAGCGCGACCGCATTGAAGTGCGCAATCTGGGCGCGGGTTGCTATGAGATCGTTTCGCGGCACGGCTTCGTCGAGCGGCCGAATCTGCCGCGCCTGCTCGCATCGCTCGATGGGCACGCGGGCCGTCCCGGCTTGCTCGGTGATTGGCATTTCGAGCCGAAGCGCACGACGTTTTTCCTGCCTCGCGACGAAGTGATGCCCGGCTGCTCGCACGGACAGATGCATCGCTGGCGCGAGCAGCTGTTCGGCGAGATGGCGTTTCATTCGGCGTCGAGCGCGGAGTATTACGGGCTTGCGGGGGAGGATGTGGTTGAGTTGGGGGTGCAGGTGGTGCTTTAG
- a CDS encoding cytochrome c has product MAGAALLVLSAMPDQARAQTPGARIDTSEAGDAGDAKLIAKGEYLAKAADCAGCHTAPPGGPSGKEPLHPGLPFAGGLPMGSPFGTIFSSNITPDPNAGIGRYSYDDFVRAVREGVAPGNKRLYPAMPFPSFAKINDDDMRALYAYFMHGVKPVATPAPQTKLPFPFNQRWALMFWSLAFAPNDVYVPQSTRSAQWNRGAYLVQSLGHCGACHTPRGPAYQERGYDQGSRLYLTGGTNDHWFAPNLTGDAGSGLGRVSEADIVGFLRSGHGGDGELERQAGQAGQAGQAGRGGGLITFGSMVQVVEDSTQYLSDDDLHAIAGYLKSLPPHESSGHFDDRSRAALRTVRALDTGDVELPGAGLYQSFCARCHQADGMGKPSKYPRLAGNPAVLSPHTDSLVRLLVEGGEAPNTQTGPEPKKMPAFAGKLTDTEMARVLTFVRNAWGNDAAPVTTRDVRSMRDSLGK; this is encoded by the coding sequence ATGGCAGGTGCGGCGCTGTTAGTGTTAAGCGCGATGCCGGATCAGGCTCGCGCTCAGACGCCGGGCGCACGGATCGACACAAGCGAAGCGGGCGACGCGGGCGACGCGAAGCTCATCGCAAAGGGAGAATATCTCGCGAAAGCCGCCGATTGCGCGGGCTGCCACACGGCGCCGCCGGGCGGACCATCGGGCAAGGAGCCGTTGCATCCGGGCTTGCCGTTCGCGGGCGGCCTGCCGATGGGCTCGCCATTCGGCACGATCTTTTCGTCGAACATCACGCCCGACCCGAACGCGGGTATCGGCCGCTACAGCTACGACGATTTCGTGCGCGCCGTGCGCGAAGGCGTGGCGCCCGGCAACAAGCGGCTTTATCCGGCGATGCCGTTTCCATCGTTCGCGAAGATCAACGACGACGATATGCGTGCGCTCTACGCGTATTTCATGCATGGCGTGAAGCCCGTCGCAACACCGGCGCCGCAGACGAAACTGCCGTTTCCGTTCAACCAGCGCTGGGCGCTGATGTTCTGGAGCCTCGCCTTTGCGCCGAACGATGTGTATGTGCCGCAGTCGACGCGCAGCGCGCAATGGAACCGCGGCGCGTATCTCGTGCAGTCGCTCGGGCACTGCGGTGCGTGTCATACGCCGCGCGGCCCTGCTTACCAGGAGCGCGGCTACGATCAAGGATCGCGACTCTATCTGACGGGTGGCACGAATGACCACTGGTTCGCGCCGAACCTGACCGGCGACGCGGGCTCGGGCCTCGGCCGTGTTTCCGAAGCGGACATCGTCGGGTTTTTGCGCAGCGGACATGGCGGCGATGGAGAACTGGAGAGACAAGCAGGACAAGCAGGACAAGCAGGACAAGCGGGCCGCGGCGGCGGGCTGATCACGTTCGGCAGCATGGTGCAGGTCGTCGAGGACAGCACGCAGTACCTGAGCGACGACGATCTTCATGCGATCGCCGGTTATCTGAAGAGCCTTCCGCCGCATGAATCGTCGGGGCATTTCGACGACCGCTCGCGCGCCGCGTTGCGTACCGTGCGCGCCCTCGATACGGGCGATGTCGAGCTGCCGGGCGCCGGTCTCTATCAGAGTTTTTGCGCGCGCTGCCATCAGGCCGACGGCATGGGCAAGCCGTCGAAGTATCCGCGGCTCGCAGGCAATCCCGCGGTGCTGAGCCCGCATACCGATTCGCTCGTGCGTCTGCTTGTCGAAGGCGGCGAGGCGCCGAACACGCAGACCGGGCCGGAGCCGAAGAAAATGCCTGCCTTCGCGGGCAAGCTCACCGACACGGAAATGGCCCGCGTGCTGACCTTCGTGCGCAATGCGTGGGGTAACGATGCCGCGCCTGTCACGACACGCGATGTGCGCAGCATGCGCGACAGTCTTGGCAAATGA
- a CDS encoding cytochrome c oxidase subunit 3: MSDTLSEDGYGEPLCLPVGSAGERSGGWFGCLALIATEGSLFGYLIFSYLYLASQSGRMWPPEGLPKLGLGGANTVILLTSSVFVMLCERCVKRRRLRWAVASMATALVLGVIFVGIQLKEWQDHPYGVTSNLYGSLYFTITGFHMAHVLVGLVVLALLLLWTALGYFDEKRCLALTIGGLYWHFVDLVWLLIFSTIYLSPYVLRART; this comes from the coding sequence ATGAGCGATACGTTGAGCGAAGACGGCTACGGCGAGCCACTGTGCCTGCCGGTCGGTAGCGCCGGCGAACGCTCGGGCGGCTGGTTCGGCTGCCTCGCGCTGATCGCCACCGAAGGCTCGCTGTTCGGTTACCTGATCTTCTCGTACCTGTATCTCGCCTCGCAAAGCGGCCGCATGTGGCCGCCTGAGGGTTTGCCGAAGCTGGGCCTCGGCGGCGCCAACACCGTCATTCTGCTGACGAGCAGTGTCTTCGTGATGCTGTGCGAGCGCTGTGTGAAACGGCGGCGTCTGCGCTGGGCCGTCGCGTCGATGGCGACCGCGCTCGTGCTGGGCGTGATTTTCGTCGGCATCCAGTTGAAGGAGTGGCAAGACCATCCGTATGGTGTGACGTCGAATTTATACGGCTCGCTGTACTTCACGATAACGGGCTTTCATATGGCACACGTGCTGGTCGGGCTCGTCGTGCTCGCGTTGCTGCTGCTGTGGACCGCACTCGGCTACTTCGACGAAAAGCGTTGCCTTGCGCTGACGATCGGTGGACTGTACTGGCACTTCGTCGATCTCGTATGGCTCCTTATTTTCTCGACGATCTATCTGTCGCCGTATGTGTTGAGGGCGCGCACATGA
- a CDS encoding class I SAM-dependent methyltransferase translates to MALSATYFEDLYRVDDDPWGYRHRWYERRKQQLTLAALPRERFRRAFEPACANGELTALLAARCDALFACDLSGRAVQLARERCAELRNVSIEQRVLPHEWPHVSASDRHDLHDRRDLPDRRFDLIVIGELAYYLDPDETAQLAQRACASLSSDGTLVACHWRHAFVERRQPAEAAHAAFDRCISLTRIIHHEEPDLLLDVWSADGRSVAQQEGLA, encoded by the coding sequence ATGGCGCTCTCGGCTACCTATTTTGAAGACCTGTACCGCGTAGACGACGACCCGTGGGGATACCGGCATCGCTGGTACGAACGCCGCAAGCAGCAGTTGACACTCGCCGCGCTGCCGCGCGAGCGTTTTCGACGCGCTTTCGAACCGGCCTGCGCGAACGGCGAGTTGACCGCGCTGCTTGCCGCGCGCTGCGATGCGCTGTTCGCGTGCGATCTGAGCGGGCGCGCGGTGCAGCTCGCGCGCGAGCGCTGCGCGGAACTGCGCAATGTCTCGATCGAGCAGCGCGTGCTGCCGCATGAGTGGCCTCATGTGAGCGCGTCCGATAGGCACGATCTGCACGATAGGCGCGATCTCCCCGACAGGCGGTTCGATCTGATCGTGATCGGTGAACTCGCGTACTACCTCGATCCCGATGAAACTGCGCAGCTCGCGCAACGCGCATGTGCATCGCTTTCGTCGGACGGCACGCTCGTCGCATGCCACTGGCGCCATGCCTTCGTCGAGCGGCGCCAGCCGGCCGAAGCCGCGCATGCCGCGTTCGACCGCTGCATTTCGCTGACCCGAATCATTCATCACGAAGAACCCGACCTGCTGCTCGACGTGTGGTCGGCGGACGGCCGTTCGGTCGCGCAACAGGAGGGGCTCGCATGA
- a CDS encoding glycosyltransferase, with protein MIGIAIPVHNEEALLGACLRAALDAARHPRLRGEAVQIVAVLDSCDDHSAAVARDFGVDAIEIEARNVGIARAVGADRLLARGARWLAFTDADSRVAPDWLAAQLALRAQAVCGPVVVDDWTPHHERTRAAFYRAYMDADGHRHIHGANIGVSARAYRRAGGFPPLACSEDVALVDLLVAAGVRIAWSAAPRVVTSARVDARVRGGFGDTLAALAAG; from the coding sequence ATGATCGGCATCGCGATTCCGGTGCATAACGAAGAGGCGCTGCTTGGCGCGTGCCTGCGCGCGGCGCTCGACGCGGCCCGGCATCCGCGTCTGCGCGGCGAAGCGGTGCAGATCGTTGCCGTGCTCGATAGCTGCGACGATCACAGCGCCGCGGTTGCGCGCGATTTCGGTGTGGATGCGATCGAAATCGAGGCGCGCAATGTCGGTATCGCGCGCGCGGTCGGCGCGGATCGGCTGCTCGCGCGCGGCGCGCGCTGGCTCGCCTTCACCGATGCCGATAGTCGCGTCGCGCCGGACTGGCTCGCCGCCCAGCTTGCGCTGCGCGCGCAGGCGGTCTGCGGGCCGGTCGTCGTCGACGACTGGACGCCGCATCACGAACGCACGCGCGCCGCGTTCTATCGCGCGTATATGGATGCGGACGGGCACCGGCATATTCATGGCGCGAACATCGGTGTGTCGGCGCGCGCGTATCGCCGCGCGGGTGGCTTTCCGCCGCTCGCGTGCAGCGAAGACGTTGCGCTTGTCGATCTGCTCGTCGCGGCCGGCGTGCGCATTGCGTGGAGCGCGGCGCCGCGCGTCGTGACGAGCGCGCGCGTCGATGCGCGCGTGCGCGGCGGATTCGGCGATACGCTCGCGGCGCTGGCCGCGGGATAG
- a CDS encoding apoptosis inducing factor family protein, which translates to MSTQSMQKVAALADLDEARPRRVKIGETPIVLIRAGDAVHAYGANCPHAGAPLEEGAVCHGRLICPWHKATFDIASGAIVEPPALLPLTRYPVMIDGGDVLVSSEAEADPATDLAAGAGAETPASVQRSSATKQANATQAATPRVFAIIGAGAAGAAACAALREFGYRERVVLIDDDAHAPYDRTVLSKFVPSGDMKIDDVPPLLPDGFFEQHKIERLHAHATRLDAKRREIEFDGRPMLRYDAALVATGGTPKMPPLRGSEDPALNERLLLLRNRADAARLAELAAQAKHAVVLGGGFIGLEVAASLRKRKLRVTVVSPDSVPFEKQFGAELGRIFMKLHEENGTEFRMRTQIESVEPGEPLRVRLSGGDTLDCDFMMVGTGVAPATHFVTGVAHNDDGGLNVDASMRVADSLYAAGDVAAFPYGDNRRVRIEHWRVAQQHARAAARAMAGGGDPEPLVPFFWTYHFDQNFNYLGHPQSWDEMVMTGTPDKYEFIALLCKHGFVAGALGCGRDTELAKLAEAMREPLHCEDAKKLIGASGG; encoded by the coding sequence ATGTCCACTCAATCGATGCAAAAGGTCGCCGCGCTGGCCGATCTCGACGAAGCCCGTCCCCGCCGCGTCAAGATCGGCGAGACGCCGATCGTACTGATCCGTGCCGGCGACGCCGTTCACGCCTATGGCGCAAATTGCCCGCACGCGGGCGCGCCGCTCGAAGAAGGCGCGGTCTGTCATGGACGATTGATCTGTCCGTGGCACAAGGCCACGTTCGATATCGCGAGCGGCGCGATCGTCGAACCTCCAGCGCTGCTACCGCTTACACGCTACCCGGTAATGATCGACGGCGGCGACGTGCTCGTGTCGAGCGAAGCCGAAGCCGACCCGGCAACGGACCTCGCAGCCGGCGCAGGCGCGGAAACGCCCGCGAGCGTGCAGCGTAGCAGCGCCACGAAGCAGGCAAACGCGACGCAAGCCGCCACCCCGCGCGTCTTTGCCATCATCGGCGCCGGTGCGGCAGGCGCGGCCGCGTGCGCGGCGCTGCGCGAATTCGGCTACCGCGAACGTGTCGTGCTGATCGACGACGACGCGCACGCGCCGTACGACCGCACCGTGCTCAGCAAATTCGTGCCGTCCGGCGATATGAAGATCGACGACGTGCCGCCGCTGTTACCCGACGGCTTTTTCGAGCAGCACAAGATCGAGCGGCTTCACGCGCATGCGACGCGGCTCGATGCGAAGCGCCGCGAGATCGAGTTCGACGGCCGACCGATGCTGCGCTACGACGCCGCCCTCGTCGCCACAGGCGGCACGCCGAAAATGCCGCCGTTGCGCGGCAGCGAAGACCCCGCACTCAACGAGCGGCTGCTATTGCTGCGCAACCGCGCCGACGCGGCGCGCCTCGCCGAACTCGCGGCGCAGGCGAAGCATGCGGTCGTGCTCGGCGGCGGCTTTATCGGGCTCGAAGTCGCTGCATCGCTGCGCAAGCGCAAGCTGCGCGTGACGGTCGTCTCGCCGGACAGCGTGCCGTTCGAAAAGCAGTTCGGCGCGGAACTGGGCCGCATCTTTATGAAGCTGCATGAAGAGAACGGCACCGAATTCCGCATGCGCACGCAGATCGAGAGCGTCGAGCCCGGCGAGCCGTTGCGCGTGCGGCTGTCGGGCGGCGACACGCTCGATTGCGACTTTATGATGGTGGGCACCGGCGTCGCACCGGCGACGCATTTCGTGACCGGCGTCGCGCACAACGACGACGGCGGGCTGAACGTCGACGCCTCGATGCGCGTCGCCGATAGCCTGTATGCGGCCGGCGACGTGGCCGCGTTTCCGTACGGCGACAACCGCCGCGTGCGCATCGAGCACTGGCGCGTCGCGCAACAGCACGCGCGCGCGGCCGCGCGTGCGATGGCCGGCGGCGGCGATCCGGAGCCGCTCGTGCCGTTTTTCTGGACTTATCACTTCGACCAGAACTTCAATTATCTCGGCCACCCGCAATCGTGGGACGAAATGGTGATGACCGGCACGCCCGACAAATACGAGTTCATCGCACTGCTGTGCAAGCATGGTTTTGTGGCGGGCGCGCTGGGTTGCGGCCGCGATACGGAACTTGCGAAGCTTGCTGAAGCGATGCGCGAGCCGCTGCATTGCGAGGACGCGAAGAAGCTGATCGGTGCGAGCGGCGGCTAA
- a CDS encoding acyl-CoA dehydrogenase family protein has protein sequence MNHIGNDAARDAVRRVHNAGSAQPGQAGAVQAGARNGGDHERIDRRGRDPKHGGLQRVLEQQLGAMRFTTDAAQSRGAALEALCARGLDCVPLPGRGRTVERWSALAAVAACDLSLVKLYEGHTDALAILAELHASGLAAPGQRWGVWAAEPPHQKVAAVPEGNSTHSSALNSARSGVRDVPPENAGTGSVLRLEGVKPWCSGAALLTHALVTVSRYGEPVLAAVELAQPSVHISDGGWNAIGMAATGTSEVCFDGALAVQVGAAGAYLARPGFWHGGAGIAACWYGCAAEIAAVLRAHVVRRNEAHACAHLGAADAQLAAAGALLRETAAWIDRYPRADAMRRAMRARLAVEDAATSVLAHATRALGPGPLCTDLHFARAAADLPVFLRQSHAERDAASLGEALRNPPDAPDPLDLHGSPDRLDPLACEGPDRQWRLASL, from the coding sequence ATGAACCACATCGGCAACGATGCGGCGCGCGACGCTGTGCGCCGCGTACACAACGCAGGAAGTGCGCAACCGGGTCAAGCGGGTGCGGTGCAGGCCGGCGCACGCAATGGCGGCGACCATGAGCGCATCGATCGGCGCGGTCGCGACCCTAAGCATGGCGGGCTGCAACGCGTGCTCGAACAACAACTCGGCGCCATGCGCTTCACGACCGACGCGGCACAAAGCCGCGGCGCAGCGCTCGAAGCACTGTGCGCGCGCGGTCTCGACTGTGTGCCGCTGCCGGGCCGCGGACGCACCGTCGAACGCTGGAGCGCGCTTGCCGCGGTTGCCGCGTGCGACCTGTCACTCGTCAAGCTCTACGAAGGACATACCGACGCGCTCGCGATTCTTGCCGAACTGCATGCATCCGGACTCGCGGCGCCCGGGCAACGCTGGGGTGTCTGGGCCGCCGAGCCGCCGCACCAGAAAGTGGCGGCAGTGCCGGAGGGTAATAGCACGCATAGTAGTGCGCTCAACAGCGCGCGTAGCGGCGTCCGCGATGTTCCCCCGGAAAACGCGGGAACCGGCAGCGTGTTGCGCCTCGAAGGCGTCAAGCCCTGGTGCTCGGGCGCCGCGCTGCTTACGCATGCGCTTGTCACGGTGTCCCGTTACGGCGAGCCTGTGCTTGCCGCAGTCGAGCTCGCGCAGCCATCGGTTCATATCTCGGACGGCGGCTGGAACGCAATCGGTATGGCCGCGACCGGCACGAGCGAAGTCTGCTTCGACGGCGCGTTGGCCGTGCAGGTTGGCGCAGCGGGCGCGTATCTCGCGCGGCCCGGCTTCTGGCACGGCGGCGCCGGTATTGCCGCCTGCTGGTATGGCTGCGCGGCTGAAATCGCCGCCGTGCTGCGCGCGCATGTCGTCCGGCGCAACGAAGCGCATGCGTGCGCGCATCTGGGCGCGGCCGACGCGCAACTGGCGGCCGCCGGTGCGCTGCTGCGCGAGACCGCCGCATGGATCGACCGCTATCCGCGGGCCGACGCGATGCGTCGCGCGATGCGTGCGCGCCTCGCCGTCGAAGATGCCGCGACATCAGTGCTCGCGCATGCGACGCGCGCGCTCGGCCCCGGCCCGTTGTGCACGGATCTTCACTTCGCGCGCGCGGCCGCGGATCTGCCCGTGTTTCTGCGCCAAAGCCATGCGGAACGCGATGCGGCATCGCTCGGCGAAGCGCTGCGCAATCCTCCCGATGCACCCGATCCGCTTGATCTACATGGTTCGCCCGATCGCCTGGATCCGCTCGCGTGCGAGGGGCCGGACAGGCAGTGGCGGCTCGCCAGTCTGTAA
- the ctaD gene encoding cytochrome c oxidase subunit I: protein MADTTTTSSTNLPPLERTLQRGVVARGSPAEEHLRALWETPAGWRGWLSTVDHKRIGMRYLVTAFIFLILGGVEALIMRIQLARPNATLLTPEQYNQIFTMHGMTMIFLYALPVLSGFSNYLWPLILGARDMAFPRLNALSYWVFLFAAIFLYVSFPLGEAPNAGWFNYVPLSGLEYNTGPNIDVYALGMVLLGISTTVGAVNFVVTLLRMRAPGMSLDRIPVLVWGTMTASCGNLAAVPSVSLAFFLLWMDRRIGTHFFDVANGGRALLWQHLFWIFAHPWVYVVVLPAMGIVSDALPVFCRRPLVGYGPVAFSTVATMLIGFVVWIHHMFATGLPALALSFFGAASMAIAVPSAIATFAWIATIWLGRPVFRVPFYYFAGFVLLFVIGGVSGVMTAAVPFDWQLTDTYFVVAHLHYVLLGINVFPVIGGVYFWFPKFTGRMMSERVGKLAFWVMFIGFNVAFFPMHIAGLLGMPRRIYTYAPDMGWNTVNMITSIGSFVLALGILIFLCDLFYSLRRGAPAGNNPWDAGTLEWSTTSPPPPYNFAVVPTIASRHPLWEGRIEEEEQTGSRSSLAQGYLLDHGREALGTTALEARPDVILKMPEDSYTPFALGAFSALFFAGLAMQVWWLAAAMLLGCAASIVVWLWPERGLIQREPRRVHDVGS, encoded by the coding sequence ATGGCCGACACAACGACAACCTCTTCGACGAACCTCCCGCCGCTCGAGCGAACGCTGCAGCGCGGTGTCGTGGCGCGCGGCAGTCCAGCCGAGGAACATCTGCGCGCATTGTGGGAAACGCCCGCCGGCTGGCGCGGCTGGCTATCGACGGTCGATCACAAGCGCATCGGCATGCGTTATCTGGTCACGGCATTTATCTTTCTGATCCTCGGCGGTGTCGAGGCGCTGATCATGCGCATCCAGCTCGCGCGGCCGAACGCAACGCTGCTGACGCCCGAGCAATACAACCAGATCTTCACGATGCACGGCATGACGATGATCTTTCTGTACGCGCTGCCTGTGTTGTCCGGTTTCTCGAATTATCTGTGGCCGCTGATCCTGGGCGCGCGCGATATGGCGTTCCCGCGCCTCAATGCGCTGTCGTACTGGGTGTTTCTGTTCGCCGCGATTTTTCTGTATGTGAGCTTTCCGCTCGGCGAAGCGCCGAACGCGGGCTGGTTCAACTACGTGCCGCTCTCAGGGCTCGAATACAACACGGGGCCGAACATCGACGTCTACGCGCTTGGCATGGTGCTGCTCGGCATATCGACGACGGTCGGCGCCGTGAACTTCGTTGTGACGCTATTGCGTATGCGCGCGCCGGGCATGTCGCTCGACCGCATTCCCGTGCTCGTGTGGGGCACGATGACGGCGTCGTGCGGCAACCTTGCCGCGGTGCCATCGGTGAGCCTCGCGTTTTTCCTGCTGTGGATGGACCGGCGCATCGGCACGCATTTCTTCGATGTCGCGAACGGCGGGCGCGCTCTGCTCTGGCAGCATCTGTTCTGGATCTTCGCGCACCCGTGGGTCTATGTGGTCGTGCTGCCGGCGATGGGCATCGTTTCCGATGCCTTGCCCGTGTTCTGCCGGCGGCCGCTCGTCGGTTACGGGCCGGTCGCGTTCTCGACGGTCGCGACGATGCTGATCGGCTTCGTCGTCTGGATTCACCATATGTTCGCGACGGGTCTGCCGGCGCTTGCGCTGTCGTTTTTCGGCGCGGCGAGCATGGCGATCGCAGTGCCGAGCGCGATCGCCACGTTCGCGTGGATCGCGACGATCTGGCTGGGACGGCCCGTGTTTCGCGTGCCGTTCTATTACTTCGCGGGCTTCGTGCTGCTGTTCGTGATCGGTGGCGTATCGGGTGTGATGACCGCGGCGGTGCCGTTCGACTGGCAACTCACCGATACGTATTTCGTCGTCGCGCATCTGCATTACGTCCTGCTCGGCATCAACGTATTTCCGGTGATCGGCGGCGTGTACTTCTGGTTTCCGAAATTCACGGGACGCATGATGAGCGAGCGCGTCGGCAAGCTCGCGTTCTGGGTCATGTTTATCGGCTTTAACGTCGCGTTCTTTCCGATGCATATCGCGGGATTGCTCGGCATGCCGCGCCGCATCTATACGTACGCGCCCGATATGGGCTGGAACACGGTGAACATGATCACCTCGATCGGCTCGTTCGTGCTTGCGCTCGGCATTCTGATTTTCCTGTGCGACCTGTTTTACAGCTTGCGGCGTGGTGCGCCGGCGGGCAACAACCCGTGGGATGCGGGCACGCTCGAATGGTCGACGACGTCGCCGCCGCCGCCGTACAACTTCGCGGTCGTGCCGACCATCGCGAGCCGCCATCCGCTGTGGGAAGGGCGCATCGAGGAGGAAGAGCAGACCGGCAGCCGTTCGTCGCTTGCGCAAGGGTACCTGCTCGACCATGGTCGTGAGGCGCTCGGCACGACTGCGCTCGAGGCGCGGCCCGACGTCATTCTGAAGATGCCCGAGGACTCGTATACGCCGTTCGCGCTCGGCGCGTTTTCTGCGCTGTTTTTCGCGGGGCTCGCGATGCAGGTGTGGTGGCTCGCCGCCGCGATGCTGCTCGGCTGCGCCGCATCGATCGTCGTGTGGCTGTGGCCCGAGCGCGGCCTGATCCAGCGCGAGCCGCGGCGCGTACACGATGTGGGGAGCTGA